A region from the Mycobacterium heidelbergense genome encodes:
- a CDS encoding flavin reductase family protein — translation MNSTNKLTPSTLREAFGHFPSGVVAIAAEVEGVRQGLAASTFVPVSLDPPLVSFCVQNTSTTWPKLKGLPRLGISVLGEAHDEAARALAAKTGDRFAGLQTVSRTSGAVFIKGTGLWLESAIEQLIPAGDHTIVVLRVSEVTVDAEVAPIVFHRSTFRSLL, via the coding sequence GTGAACTCGACGAACAAGCTGACACCGTCCACCCTTCGTGAGGCCTTCGGACACTTTCCGTCCGGCGTGGTGGCCATCGCCGCCGAAGTCGAAGGCGTCCGGCAAGGCTTGGCCGCCAGCACCTTTGTGCCCGTCTCGCTCGACCCGCCGCTGGTGTCGTTCTGCGTGCAGAACACCTCGACGACATGGCCCAAGCTCAAGGGCTTGCCGAGGCTGGGCATCAGCGTGCTCGGCGAGGCCCACGACGAGGCCGCGCGCGCGTTGGCCGCCAAGACCGGCGACCGGTTCGCCGGCCTGCAGACGGTGTCGCGCACCAGCGGCGCGGTCTTCATCAAGGGCACCGGCCTGTGGCTGGAGAGCGCGATCGAGCAACTGATCCCGGCCGGCGATCACACCATCGTGGTTCTGCGGGTCAGCGAGGTGACGGTGGACGCCGAGGTGGCGCCGATTGTGTTCCACCGCAGCACGTTCCGCAGTCTGCTTTGA
- a CDS encoding acyl-CoA dehydrogenase, translating into MSHYKSNVRDQVFNLFEVLGVDKALGQGEYSDLDIDTVQEMLTEMSRLAEGPVAESFVEGDRNPPVFDPQTHSVTLPEAFKKSVRAVQEAGWDKAGIDEALGGMPMPKALVWALHEHILGANPAVWMYGGGAGFANVVYHLGTEEQKKWAMIAAERGWGATMVLTEPDAGSDVGAGRTKAVQQEDGSWHIDGVKRFITSADSDDLFENIVHLVLARPEGAGPGTKGLSLFIVPKFLFDFETGDLGERNGVFVTNVEHKMGLKVSATCELSFGQHGVPAKGWLVGEVHNGIAQMFDVIEMARMMVGTKAIATLSTGYLNALEYAKSRVQGADLTQMTDKTAPRVTITHHPDVRRSLMTQKAYAEGLRALYLYTATFQDAAVAEALHGVDAGLAVTINDLMLPVVKGVGSEQAYAKLTESLQTFGGSGFLQDYPIEQYIRDSKIDSLYEGTTAIQAQDFFFRKIVRDKGVALAHVSGEIQAFINSESGNGRLKTERELLAKALADVQAMAATLTGYLMAAQDDVTSLYKVGLGSVRFLMSVGDLVIGWLLQRQAAVAVQALDAGAGGAERSFYEGKIAVASFFAKNFLPLLTSTREVIETLDNDIMELDEAAF; encoded by the coding sequence GTGAGCCACTACAAGAGCAACGTCCGCGACCAGGTATTCAACCTGTTCGAGGTGTTGGGCGTTGACAAGGCGTTAGGTCAGGGCGAGTACAGCGACCTCGACATCGACACTGTCCAAGAAATGCTGACAGAGATGAGCCGGCTCGCCGAGGGACCGGTCGCGGAGTCGTTCGTCGAGGGCGACCGCAACCCGCCGGTGTTCGACCCGCAGACCCACTCGGTGACGCTGCCGGAGGCCTTCAAGAAGTCCGTTCGAGCGGTCCAGGAGGCCGGCTGGGACAAGGCCGGCATCGACGAGGCGCTCGGCGGCATGCCGATGCCCAAGGCGCTGGTGTGGGCGCTGCACGAGCACATCCTCGGCGCCAACCCCGCCGTCTGGATGTACGGCGGCGGCGCGGGCTTCGCAAACGTCGTCTACCACCTCGGCACCGAGGAACAGAAGAAGTGGGCCATGATCGCCGCCGAGCGCGGCTGGGGCGCGACCATGGTGCTCACCGAGCCGGACGCCGGCTCCGACGTCGGCGCCGGGCGGACCAAGGCGGTCCAACAGGAGGACGGCTCCTGGCACATCGACGGCGTGAAGCGGTTCATCACCTCCGCCGATTCGGACGATTTGTTCGAGAACATCGTCCATTTGGTGCTGGCCCGCCCGGAGGGTGCCGGTCCCGGTACCAAGGGCCTGTCGCTGTTCATCGTGCCCAAGTTCCTGTTCGACTTCGAGACGGGCGATCTCGGCGAGCGCAACGGTGTGTTCGTGACCAACGTCGAGCACAAGATGGGCCTGAAGGTCTCGGCGACGTGCGAGCTGTCGTTCGGCCAGCACGGCGTGCCCGCCAAGGGCTGGCTGGTCGGCGAGGTGCACAACGGCATCGCGCAGATGTTCGACGTCATCGAGATGGCCCGGATGATGGTCGGCACCAAGGCGATCGCCACGCTGTCGACCGGTTACCTGAACGCCCTCGAATACGCCAAGTCCCGGGTGCAGGGCGCCGACCTGACCCAGATGACCGACAAGACCGCGCCGCGGGTGACCATCACGCATCACCCGGACGTGCGCCGCTCGCTGATGACGCAGAAGGCCTACGCCGAGGGCCTGCGGGCGCTGTACCTCTACACCGCGACCTTCCAGGACGCGGCGGTCGCCGAGGCGCTGCACGGCGTGGACGCCGGCCTGGCCGTCACGATCAACGACCTGATGCTGCCGGTGGTCAAGGGCGTGGGCTCCGAGCAGGCGTACGCGAAGCTGACCGAGAGCCTGCAGACGTTCGGCGGGTCCGGCTTCCTGCAGGACTACCCGATCGAGCAGTACATCCGGGACTCCAAGATCGACTCGCTCTACGAGGGCACCACCGCCATCCAGGCGCAGGACTTCTTCTTCCGCAAGATCGTCCGCGACAAGGGTGTGGCGCTGGCCCACGTCTCCGGGGAGATCCAGGCGTTCATCAACAGCGAGTCCGGCAACGGCCGGCTGAAGACCGAGCGCGAGCTGCTGGCCAAGGCGCTGGCCGACGTGCAGGCGATGGCGGCGACGCTGACCGGCTACCTGATGGCCGCGCAGGACGATGTGACCAGCCTGTACAAGGTCGGCCTGGGCTCGGTGCGCTTCCTGATGAGCGTCGGCGACCTGGTCATCGGCTGGTTGCTGCAGCGTCAGGCGGCGGTGGCGGTGCAGGCGCTCGACGCCGGCGCCGGCGGGGCGGAGCGGTCCTTCTACGAGGGCAAGATCGCGGTGGCCTCGTTCTTCGCGAAGAACTTCCTGCCGCTGCTGACCAGCACCCGCGAGGTGATCGAGACGCTGGACAACGACATCATGGAGCTCGACGAGGCCGCCTTCTAG